A single Glycine soja cultivar W05 chromosome 14, ASM419377v2, whole genome shotgun sequence DNA region contains:
- the LOC114383281 gene encoding laccase-5-like, with product MEALKTLFLAIFVVLASALYSANAKIQEHEFVIQATPVKRLCNTHSTITVNGQFPGPTLEVNNGDTLVVKVTNKARYNVTIHWHGIRQMRTGWADGPEFVTQCPIRPGESYTYRFTIQGQEGTLWWHAHSSWLRATVYGALIIHPREGEAYPFTKPKRETPILLGEWWDANPIDVVRQATQTGAAPNISDAYTINGQPGDLYKCSSQGTTIVPIDSGETNLLRVINAALNQPLFFTVANHKLTVVGADASYLKPFTTNVIMLGPGQTTDVLIQGDQPPTRYYMAARAYQSAQNAPFDNTTTTAILEYKSAPCPAKGSSIKPVMPSLPAYNDTNTVTAFSKSFRSPRKVEVPAEIDDNLFFTIGLGLNNCPKNFNANQCQGPNGTRFTASMNNVSFVLPNNVSILQAHHLGVQGVFTTDFPTQPPVKFDYTGNVSRSLWQPVQGTKVTKLKFGSRVQIVLQDTSIVTPENHPIHLHGYDFYIVAEGFGNFDPNKDTSKFNLVDPPMRNTVAVPVNGWAVIRFVADNPGAWIMHCHLDVHIGWGLATVLLVDNGVGLLQSIEPPPEDLPLC from the exons atggaagctctcaagaccCTCTTCTTAGCCATTTTTGTTGTCTTGGCTTCAGCATTGTATTCAGCCAATGCCAAAATCCAGGAGCATGAGTTTGTT ATTCAAGCAACGCCAGTGAAGAGGCTGTGCAACACCCACAGCACCATCACAGTGAATGGACAATTCCCTGGTCCAACATTGGAAGTCAACAATGGTGACACTTTGGTCGTCAAAGTCACTAACAAAGCTCGTTACAATGTGACTATTCACTG GCATGGAATTCGGCAAATGAGAACAGGATGGGCTGATGGACCAGAATTTGTGACTCAGTGCCCTATTCGTCCTGGAGAAAGTTACACCTATCGTTTTACCATTCAAGGACAAGAAGGAACACTTTGGTGGCATGCTCATAGCTCATGGCTAAGAGCCACTGTTTATGGTGCTTTAATCATTCACCCCAGGGAGGGAGAGGCGTATCCTTTCACTAAGCCAAAGCGCGAGActccaattcttcttg gggAGTGGTGGGACGCAAACCCGATCGATGTTGTGAGACAAGCTACACAAACAGGAGCAGCACCTAATATTTCTGATGCATACACCATCAATGGTCAACCTGGCGATCTTTACAAGTGTTCTAGCCAag GCACCACCATTGTTCCAATAGATTCTGGCGAGACAAACCTCCTAAGAGTGATCAATGCAGCACTGAACCAACCCTTGTTCTTCACAGTGGCCAACCACAAGCTCACAGTGGTTGGTGCCGATGCCTCCTACCTTAAACCCTTCACCACCAACGTCATCATGCTGGGACCAGGCCAAACCACCGATGTCCTCATCCAAGGTGACCAACCTCCCACACGCTACTACATGGCCGCACGTGCCTACCAATCCGCCCAAAACGCACCGTTTGacaacaccaccaccaccgccatTCTCGAATATAAATCCGCACCGTGCCCCGCCAAGGGTTCTTCGATCAAACCCGTTATGCCGTCTCTCCCAGCCTACAACGACACCAACACAGTCACTGCATTCAGCAAAAGCTTCAGAAGCCCCAGAAAAGTTGAAGTCCCCGCAGAAATTGATGACAATCTTTTCTTCACCATTGGCCTTGGACTCAACAATTGCCCGAAAAATTTCAATGCGAACCAATGCCAGGGACCGAATGGAACGCGTTTCACTGCCAGCATGAACAATGTCTCGTTTGTTCTCCCAAACAACGTTTCAATCTTGCAGGCTCATCACCTTGGTGTGCAAGGAGTGTTCACCACTGATTTTCCTACGCAACCTCCTGTCAAGTTTGATTACACTGGTAATGTGAGTCGTTCTCTGTGGCAACCTGTTCAAGGGACCAAAGTGACCAAGTTGAAGTTTGGATCGAGGGTGCAGATTGTGTTGCAGGATACTAGCATTGTGACCCCTGAGAACCACCCCATTCACCTTCATGGGTATGATTTCTACATCGTGGCTGAGGGGTTTGGGAATTTTGATCCGAACAAAGATACTTCCAAGTTCAACCTTGTTGATCCACCTATGAGGAACACTGTGGCTGTGCCAGTGAATGGATGGGCAGTTATCAGATTTGTTGCTGACAACCCAG GAGCTTGGATCATGCATTGTCACTTGGATGTTCACATCGGATGGGGTTTGGCCACTGTGCTTTTGGTGGATAATGGAGTAGGCCTGTTGCAATCCATAGAGCCCCCTCCTGAGGATCTGCCTCTATGTTAg